In one window of Duganella dendranthematis DNA:
- a CDS encoding amidohydrolase family protein, with protein MTAIVDIHPHIISDDEQAYPPAPLFGKRSDWSQERPSTVEALIAAMDAAGVAKAAVVHSSTTYGFDNSYVVDGCNKYPDRLVAVGSVDVLQEDAPQRIREWHARGLQGLRLFTGGSTKEFDPSELDDPRSFPAWELCAELNLPMCIQTGPVGLPQVTALAKRFPSVKIILDHLGRPDVLDGAPYANAQSMFDLAPLDNIYFKLTPRIFGDVKKEKASAATFFPAVVQAFGAQRLAWGSNFPTSPGTLAEILATAQHGLASLSDDDRAWIFEKTAKQLYPSLA; from the coding sequence ATGACTGCCATCGTAGACATCCACCCGCACATCATCTCGGACGACGAGCAGGCTTATCCACCGGCGCCGCTGTTTGGCAAGCGCTCCGACTGGTCGCAGGAACGCCCCAGCACGGTCGAAGCGCTGATCGCCGCCATGGACGCAGCCGGCGTCGCCAAGGCCGCCGTGGTGCACTCGTCGACCACCTACGGCTTCGACAACAGCTACGTGGTCGACGGTTGCAACAAATACCCGGACCGCCTGGTCGCGGTCGGCTCGGTTGACGTGTTGCAGGAAGACGCACCGCAACGCATCCGCGAGTGGCACGCGCGCGGTTTGCAAGGCCTGCGCCTGTTCACCGGCGGCAGCACCAAGGAATTCGATCCGAGCGAACTGGACGATCCGCGCTCGTTCCCGGCGTGGGAGCTGTGCGCCGAGCTGAATCTACCGATGTGCATCCAGACCGGCCCGGTCGGCCTGCCACAAGTGACCGCGCTGGCCAAGCGCTTCCCGAGCGTCAAGATCATCCTCGACCACCTGGGTCGCCCGGACGTGCTCGATGGCGCGCCGTACGCCAACGCCCAATCGATGTTCGACCTTGCGCCGCTGGACAACATCTACTTCAAGCTGACGCCGCGCATCTTCGGCGACGTCAAGAAGGAGAAAGCCAGCGCCGCCACCTTCTTCCCGGCGGTGGTGCAAGCGTTCGGCGCGCAGCGGCTGGCATGGGGCTCCAACTTCCCGACGTCGCCCGGCACGCTGGCCGAGATCCTCGCCACCGCGCAGCACGGGCTGGCCTCGCTGAGCGACGACGACCGCGCCTGGATCTTTGAAAAGACTGCCAAACAGCTGTATCCAAGCCTGGCCTGA